Proteins encoded by one window of Acetivibrio thermocellus ATCC 27405:
- the coaD gene encoding pantetheine-phosphate adenylyltransferase — protein MSVFVYPGSFDPVTNGHMDIIQRAAKLCDKLVVAVLVNSSKNPVFTLEERVDLLKCAVKGIDNVEIESFSGLLIDFMRKKNSKVIIKGLRAVSDFEYELQMALLNKNLDSDIETLFMMTNINYSFLSSSSVRELARHNGNIDGLVPDCIKDKIMDKFRR, from the coding sequence GTGAGCGTATTTGTATATCCCGGAAGTTTTGACCCGGTAACAAACGGGCATATGGACATAATTCAAAGAGCTGCGAAATTATGCGACAAACTTGTGGTTGCTGTACTTGTAAACAGCAGCAAGAATCCGGTTTTTACCCTGGAAGAGAGAGTTGATTTGTTAAAATGTGCCGTAAAAGGCATAGATAATGTGGAAATTGAGAGTTTTTCAGGGCTTTTGATAGATTTTATGAGAAAAAAGAATTCCAAGGTTATTATTAAGGGATTAAGAGCCGTTTCGGATTTTGAATATGAGCTGCAAATGGCCCTTTTGAATAAAAATCTTGATTCCGACATTGAGACGTTGTTTATGATGACCAATATCAATTACTCTTTTTTAAGTTCCAGCTCCGTGAGGGAGCTTGCACGCCACAACGGCAACATTGACGGACTTGTGCCGGATTGTATAAAAGATAAAATTATGGACAAGTTTCGGAGGTAA
- the rsmD gene encoding 16S rRNA (guanine(966)-N(2))-methyltransferase RsmD produces the protein MEEFVILRVISGTAKGHKLKTIKGLATRPTSDKVKGAVFNILAAFVPGTNVLDIYAGTGSLGIEALSRGADSAVFVDKSRECFFTIKENLVHTKLESKATVIAGDVFVTLNKFSKNNKKFDIIFLDPPYGKGLVEKTLKSIAENDIIVHEGIIVAEHDIEDAVPEEVDGLERYRWEKYGNTAVSFYRLKSV, from the coding sequence TTGGAGGAATTTGTTATTTTAAGAGTTATATCCGGAACAGCAAAGGGGCATAAGCTAAAGACGATAAAAGGGCTTGCCACAAGGCCTACATCGGACAAGGTTAAGGGAGCTGTGTTCAACATTTTGGCTGCTTTTGTACCGGGTACAAATGTTTTGGACATATATGCGGGCACGGGGAGCCTTGGGATAGAAGCGCTGAGCAGAGGTGCCGATTCTGCTGTGTTTGTGGATAAAAGCAGAGAGTGTTTTTTTACAATAAAGGAAAACCTTGTTCATACAAAGCTTGAGAGCAAAGCCACTGTTATTGCCGGAGACGTTTTTGTGACATTGAATAAATTTTCGAAAAATAACAAAAAATTTGATATAATATTTCTTGATCCCCCATACGGCAAGGGACTTGTAGAAAAAACGTTAAAAAGCATAGCTGAAAATGATATAATTGTGCATGAAGGAATAATTGTTGCGGAACATGATATAGAAGACGCGGTTCCAGAAGAAGTGGACGGACTTGAGAGGTATCGTTGGGAGAAATACGGCAATACTGCTGTATCCTTTTACAGGTTGAAATCTGTGTGA